In Phyllopteryx taeniolatus isolate TA_2022b chromosome 1, UOR_Ptae_1.2, whole genome shotgun sequence, the following proteins share a genomic window:
- the LOC133481516 gene encoding galactose-specific lectin nattectin-like, with the protein MAHLRLLFALCGIIALAQARSCEKAVNDCPKGWTQLDNYCYVYQHDPRTFSDAESVCNVFGGNLVSINSLKEHAVVVELIREGAGSVVDTWIGIHDAVEEDDFLWTDGEVVNFRNFGVDQPDNDGGVEDCVEIAADDSLWADDECTVANPFVCIRAVEKKDCH; encoded by the exons ATGGCTCATCTTCGCCTTTTATTCGCCCTTTGCGGGATCATCGCACTGGCACAAGCT AGGTCATGTGAAAAAGCAG TCAATGACTGTCCAAAAGGCTGGACTCAGTTGGACAATTACTGCTACGTCTACCAACATGATCCCAGGACCTTTTCAGATGCAGAG AGTGTCTGCAACGTTTTTGGTGGGAATCTGGTCTCGATAAACAGTCTCAAGGAACACGCAGTCGTTGTTGAGCTGATTCGGGAGGGGGCCGGCTCTGTCGTTGACACCTGGATTGGAATCCACGATGCCGTTGAG GAAGACGACTTCTTATGGACCGATGGCGAAGTTGTTAATTTCAGAAACTTTGGGGTTGACCAGCCTGACAATGACGGTGGAGTCGAAGACTGTGTAGAAATTGCGGCAGATG aCTCGTTGTGGGCTGATGATGAATGTACCGTTGCCAACCCATTTGTTTGCATCAGGgccgtggaaaaaaaagattgccaCTAA